One genomic window of Syntrophus gentianae includes the following:
- the ybgF gene encoding tol-pal system protein YbgF, giving the protein MKTLKLLAVVTGLMIFSGCATSSELNRTSAELNSKIGVVNDRVTATDANISALKKEVDSNKAVLEGLRKSHANSGADLTELREQVQQLRGQVESLRKEIGGGAGRGGHDETREKLDQLAQKVNFLETFLAIGDKNSHAASTNGTKAKETAKPKTARDDQYAAAYVSFKEGKYEKARNEFQSFLKSYPKTSYSDNAQFWIGETYYFEKKYEKAILEYDKVVKGYPNGNKAANALFKQGLCFTMLGDKASARLIFQQVIKNYPNTSQARTARAKLLEIK; this is encoded by the coding sequence TTGAAAACCTTGAAATTGCTTGCCGTCGTCACCGGCCTGATGATTTTTTCAGGCTGTGCCACATCGAGCGAATTAAACCGGACTTCGGCCGAGCTGAATTCGAAGATTGGAGTCGTCAATGACAGGGTGACAGCCACCGATGCGAACATTTCGGCCTTGAAGAAGGAGGTCGATTCCAATAAAGCCGTTTTAGAGGGATTGCGAAAGAGTCATGCCAATTCAGGCGCCGATCTGACCGAACTCCGGGAACAGGTGCAGCAGTTGCGGGGACAGGTTGAGTCTCTGCGCAAGGAAATCGGAGGGGGGGCCGGCCGGGGCGGCCATGATGAAACCAGGGAAAAACTGGATCAACTGGCCCAGAAGGTCAACTTCCTGGAAACCTTTCTTGCGATTGGGGATAAAAACAGCCATGCCGCCAGCACAAATGGAACCAAGGCAAAAGAAACGGCAAAACCAAAAACGGCCAGGGACGACCAGTATGCTGCTGCGTATGTTTCCTTCAAGGAGGGGAAATATGAAAAGGCAAGGAATGAATTCCAGAGTTTTCTGAAATCCTATCCCAAAACCAGTTATTCGGACAACGCCCAGTTCTGGATTGGTGAAACCTACTATTTTGAAAAGAAGTATGAAAAGGCCATTCTGGAATATGATAAAGTGGTCAAGGGATATCCCAACGGGAATAAGGCGGCCAACGCCCTTTTCAAGCAGGGCTTATGCTTTACGATGCTGGGTGACAAAGCCAGCGCCCGGCTGATTTTTCAGCAGGTCATCAAGAACTATCCCAACACGAGCCAGGCCAGGACGGCTCGCGCGAAACTTCTGGAAATAAAATAA
- the pal gene encoding peptidoglycan-associated lipoprotein Pal: protein MVKTLRTLGVLISLLFLTFVFTAGCAKKQTIQEGTGVAKPAGVEVKAATGKPGPTPEELAALEKEKALKEQTLRQQAEKERLAREEAEKERLEKERLEKEKAAAEAEKAAQAKGEGPLADIHFEFDQFSLTSEARGLLQKHAAWLSTHSGNSVLIEGHCDDRGTTEYNLALGERRAAETLKFLAALGINRSRMKTVSYGEEMPLDPAETEAAWAKNRRVHFVVNPKK, encoded by the coding sequence ATGGTGAAGACATTAAGGACGCTGGGAGTGCTGATCAGCCTGCTGTTTTTAACCTTTGTTTTTACGGCAGGTTGTGCAAAAAAACAGACGATCCAGGAGGGAACGGGGGTTGCCAAACCAGCAGGTGTAGAGGTTAAGGCTGCAACCGGGAAGCCGGGTCCTACGCCGGAAGAGTTGGCGGCACTGGAAAAGGAAAAGGCTCTGAAAGAACAGACCCTGAGGCAGCAGGCGGAGAAGGAGCGTCTGGCGAGAGAAGAGGCGGAAAAGGAACGGTTGGAAAAAGAGCGCCTTGAAAAGGAAAAGGCTGCGGCTGAAGCCGAAAAGGCCGCCCAGGCGAAAGGTGAAGGCCCGCTTGCGGATATCCATTTTGAGTTTGATCAATTCAGCCTGACCTCCGAGGCCCGTGGTTTATTGCAGAAGCATGCAGCATGGCTCTCGACTCATTCCGGCAATAGTGTGTTGATTGAAGGCCACTGTGACGATCGCGGGACAACGGAATACAATCTGGCCCTGGGTGAACGGCGCGCAGCGGAAACCCTGAAATTTCTCGCTGCACTGGGAATTAATCGATCCAGGATGAAGACGGTCAGCTACGGGGAAGAGATGCCCCTGGATCCTGCGGAAACGGAAGCCGCCTGGGCAAAAAACAGAAGAGTGCATTTTGTCGTTAATCCGAAAAAGTAA
- the tolB gene encoding Tol-Pal system beta propeller repeat protein TolB: MMLSLFCVLALCGGAPALPSAWAKVYIDIDSPAFQKIPIAVADFAPLSGNSGQEELSSWFPGALNKSLDLTGYFTLLEKSRDSLNTKSSGSTAGGIDFTSWSKLGAEYLIAGGFAHQGGQLVAEFRLFDVVQGRQILGKQYSGGLEDRREMVLAFTREVLLLLTGAESFFDTRVAFVARQGNSSTLYTVGFKTSLGGQGPVRVMSSPALMLSPRWSPDGRYLSFASYRDGQPDVFVISPAGFGLKKIVGFKGLNLPGAWSPDGRRLLLTLSKDGNEEVYVMEVATGQLHRLTRNSAIDVSPVWSPDGRKIAFVSNSSGSPQIYVMNADGGGTRRLTYSGNYNTSPAWSPRGDRIAYEGRAGSGYQIFSVDEDGGNVRQLTSGAGDHESPSWSPDGRFLAFSARSGGRSRIQLVNVNTLEMRTIYESADRLLSPAWSPRGR; the protein is encoded by the coding sequence ATGATGTTATCGCTGTTCTGTGTTCTTGCGTTGTGTGGAGGCGCGCCGGCTTTGCCCAGTGCCTGGGCAAAGGTTTATATCGACATTGATTCGCCGGCCTTTCAGAAAATACCCATCGCCGTTGCCGATTTTGCCCCCCTGAGCGGTAATTCGGGACAGGAGGAACTCTCCTCCTGGTTTCCGGGAGCCTTGAACAAGTCCCTCGATCTGACCGGATATTTTACGCTTCTCGAGAAGTCCAGAGATTCCCTGAATACGAAATCTTCCGGTTCAACGGCCGGCGGTATCGACTTTACAAGCTGGAGTAAGCTGGGCGCGGAATACCTGATTGCGGGCGGGTTTGCCCATCAGGGAGGACAACTCGTTGCGGAATTCCGCCTTTTTGATGTCGTGCAGGGACGTCAGATTCTCGGGAAACAATATTCAGGCGGCCTTGAAGACCGCAGGGAGATGGTCCTCGCCTTTACCCGGGAAGTCCTGCTGTTGCTGACGGGAGCGGAAAGCTTCTTTGACACGCGGGTCGCCTTTGTCGCCCGTCAAGGTAATTCTTCAACCCTCTATACCGTGGGATTCAAGACGTCCCTTGGCGGTCAGGGGCCGGTCCGGGTGATGAGTTCTCCTGCTCTGATGCTTTCTCCCCGCTGGTCCCCCGATGGCCGATATCTTTCCTTCGCCTCGTATCGTGACGGCCAACCGGATGTCTTTGTGATCTCTCCGGCCGGTTTCGGTTTGAAAAAGATCGTCGGTTTCAAAGGGCTCAACCTTCCCGGGGCCTGGTCTCCCGATGGCCGGCGTCTGCTTTTGACCCTGAGCAAGGACGGGAATGAAGAAGTCTATGTGATGGAGGTGGCCACCGGGCAATTGCATCGCCTGACCCGTAATTCCGCCATCGATGTCTCTCCCGTCTGGTCGCCTGACGGACGAAAGATTGCCTTCGTCTCCAACAGTTCCGGTTCTCCCCAGATTTATGTGATGAATGCCGATGGAGGAGGGACCCGTCGATTGACCTATTCGGGCAATTACAACACTTCTCCGGCCTGGTCGCCTCGAGGAGACAGGATTGCCTATGAGGGTCGTGCTGGAAGCGGCTATCAGATTTTCTCCGTGGATGAGGACGGAGGCAATGTCCGGCAATTAACCTCGGGGGCGGGCGATCATGAATCGCCATCCTGGTCTCCCGATGGCCGTTTTCTTGCCTTCAGCGCCCGCAGCGGTGGCCGCAGCCGGATTCAGCTTGTGAATGTGAATACCCTGGAGATGAGGACGATTTACGAAAGCGCTGATCGCCTCCTGAGCCCCGCCTGGTCCCCCCGAGGAAGGTAA
- a CDS encoding ExbD/TolR family protein has translation MADINVTPLVDVVLVLLIIFMVTAPMLQMGIDVNLPKAKSQNVDVTEEKVVLTIDGAKGIFVNKTKIPLAELGLRLEGVFADRSERELYLRADRTVPYGFVVEVMAEIRKAGIDKLGMITEPPEEIK, from the coding sequence ATGGCCGATATCAATGTCACCCCCTTGGTGGACGTCGTCCTGGTTTTGCTGATTATCTTCATGGTGACGGCGCCGATGCTTCAGATGGGCATCGACGTGAACCTTCCCAAGGCGAAGTCACAGAATGTCGATGTCACGGAAGAAAAAGTCGTTCTGACCATTGACGGGGCCAAGGGGATTTTCGTGAACAAAACGAAGATTCCCCTGGCGGAACTGGGCCTGCGCCTCGAGGGAGTTTTCGCCGACCGGAGCGAGCGTGAGCTTTACCTGCGGGCGGACAGGACCGTCCCCTATGGATTTGTTGTGGAAGTGATGGCGGAAATACGCAAGGCGGGCATCGATAAACTGGGCATGATTACCGAGCCGCCCGAGGAAATCAAATGA
- a CDS encoding tetratricopeptide repeat protein, with protein sequence MHKLFVKILLVISFCLSAVGCALPPLESGAGSDRVSSSSSYNAGYHFILGVLASMDGRLDDAITELEAAFQEDPLSPYLMKELASLYVEKGNISKAIDLCKQSLVYDPGDTEVYLILGNLYITQKDYKKAFRAYKKVIELDPENTTAYLYMGTLYAESGRYEDALKMFTILLEKDPDNVLGTYYMAKVLVELKRYDEAERHFREALSRKPSLESALIDLSQFYEKQKKFKQAATVYQDFIQRYPSRINIRIRLGEFYLRQGDYEAAENTFRGILTIDDSNKDIHFTLGLIYYERHNHESAIEEFKKGLKLAPSDAKILYFLASAYEEIHENQKAMENYEKIPPDSDLYGNARIRMGMLLKEKGRIDQAISVIREALSKGGKAPNLYAYLAALYSDKQQYAEAENLLNEGIKEFPQNMELYYGLGELYGKMDRFEESIKNMRHVLEINPDHAEALNFIGYSYAEKGIHLTEAESLIRKALALKPDNGYILDSMGWVYFKLNRMDQAIRYLKEANSRIPDDPTIAEHLGDAYRTAGQIKEAREAYERALKLAPENSPLRKKLEQLGH encoded by the coding sequence ATGCATAAGCTTTTCGTCAAGATACTTCTTGTTATCTCTTTCTGTCTATCCGCAGTAGGCTGCGCCCTGCCCCCCTTGGAATCCGGAGCGGGCTCCGATAGAGTTTCATCCTCTTCATCCTACAACGCAGGATATCATTTCATCCTGGGTGTTCTTGCCTCTATGGACGGCAGACTGGACGACGCCATCACGGAACTGGAAGCTGCGTTCCAGGAAGACCCTCTTTCCCCCTATCTCATGAAGGAACTGGCCTCGCTTTATGTCGAGAAGGGAAACATCAGCAAAGCCATCGACCTGTGCAAACAATCCCTTGTCTACGACCCCGGAGACACGGAGGTCTACCTTATCCTGGGAAACCTCTATATCACTCAGAAGGACTATAAAAAGGCCTTCCGGGCTTACAAGAAGGTTATTGAACTCGATCCGGAGAATACCACGGCCTATCTCTATATGGGAACGCTTTACGCGGAAAGCGGACGTTACGAGGATGCCCTTAAGATGTTCACGATCCTCCTGGAAAAAGATCCCGACAACGTCCTGGGAACGTACTACATGGCCAAGGTATTGGTTGAGTTGAAACGCTATGATGAAGCGGAACGGCATTTCCGTGAGGCCCTCTCCCGGAAGCCTTCCCTGGAATCGGCCCTGATCGATCTGTCGCAATTTTATGAAAAACAAAAGAAATTCAAGCAGGCCGCCACTGTCTATCAGGATTTCATTCAGCGTTATCCCTCACGCATCAACATTCGAATCCGTCTGGGAGAATTTTATCTGCGACAGGGCGATTATGAGGCAGCGGAAAATACCTTTCGCGGAATCCTCACCATCGATGACTCCAATAAGGACATCCATTTCACCCTCGGGTTGATCTATTACGAACGTCATAATCACGAGTCGGCAATCGAAGAATTCAAGAAAGGATTGAAACTCGCCCCTTCTGACGCAAAGATCCTGTATTTCCTGGCCTCCGCCTATGAGGAGATTCATGAGAATCAGAAGGCAATGGAAAACTATGAAAAGATCCCCCCTGATTCGGATCTGTATGGAAATGCCCGCATTCGGATGGGGATGCTTCTCAAGGAAAAAGGACGGATCGACCAGGCCATTTCCGTTATCCGGGAGGCCCTGTCCAAAGGGGGGAAAGCACCCAATCTCTACGCGTACCTGGCCGCCCTTTATTCGGATAAGCAGCAGTACGCCGAGGCGGAAAATCTTCTCAACGAAGGCATTAAAGAGTTCCCTCAGAATATGGAGCTCTATTACGGACTGGGTGAACTCTACGGCAAAATGGACCGTTTCGAGGAAAGCATCAAAAATATGAGACATGTCCTCGAAATCAACCCGGACCATGCGGAAGCCCTCAATTTCATCGGCTACAGTTATGCCGAGAAGGGCATTCATCTTACCGAAGCGGAAAGCCTGATCCGCAAGGCCCTGGCTTTGAAGCCGGACAATGGCTATATCCTGGACAGCATGGGCTGGGTATATTTTAAATTGAACCGGATGGATCAGGCGATCCGGTATCTCAAGGAAGCCAATTCCCGGATCCCCGATGACCCCACCATTGCCGAACATCTCGGTGACGCCTACAGAACGGCCGGGCAGATCAAAGAAGCCCGCGAGGCCTACGAGCGGGCGCTGAAGCTTGCTCCGGAAAACAGTCCCCTCCGAAAGAAGTTGGAACAACTGGGGCATTGA
- a CDS encoding divergent polysaccharide deacetylase family protein has protein sequence MRKKNATQHQRKSRKRTGFLKNLKRLLILLFLIAGVAMFYELYSDRPGEEKLPPEVTKSVPKQPGAKRQIDPREGIPREAPPPVHETREPETAVLPPEKGTPAPPERLSGLQVAILIDDIGADLSSVKNLLKIEAPISFAILPFSPRSVAAAEMLHKAGRDILLHLPMEPHAYPKEKPGPGALFTAMNEKEIRQVLDRDLEAVPHISGVNNHMGSLFTEDEEKMAIVMKELKARGLFFIDSRTTSESKAALASKKIGIPFASRKIFIDNGQDYNATCKTLLEVLSSSKGDHRGLILIGHPYANTIAALNRVIPEWKSRGVEIVPVSRMVQ, from the coding sequence TTGCGTAAGAAAAACGCCACACAACATCAGCGAAAAAGCAGAAAGAGAACGGGATTCTTAAAAAATCTGAAACGACTGTTGATCCTGTTGTTTCTTATTGCCGGCGTCGCGATGTTCTATGAACTCTATTCGGATCGTCCTGGTGAGGAGAAACTTCCGCCTGAGGTCACCAAGTCTGTTCCCAAACAGCCCGGGGCAAAGCGTCAGATAGACCCCAGGGAAGGAATCCCCAGGGAAGCGCCACCTCCTGTTCATGAAACCCGTGAACCGGAAACGGCGGTTCTTCCCCCGGAAAAAGGAACACCGGCTCCACCGGAGCGCCTTTCCGGTCTGCAGGTGGCAATTCTCATTGATGATATCGGCGCTGATCTTTCTTCGGTAAAAAACCTGTTAAAGATTGAAGCGCCCATCAGCTTCGCCATTCTGCCTTTTTCGCCTCGCTCTGTTGCCGCGGCGGAAATGCTCCACAAAGCGGGCAGGGACATCCTCCTCCATCTGCCGATGGAACCTCATGCCTACCCGAAGGAAAAACCCGGACCGGGGGCGCTTTTCACGGCTATGAACGAAAAGGAAATTCGGCAGGTCCTGGACAGGGACCTGGAAGCCGTGCCGCACATTTCCGGCGTCAACAACCATATGGGCTCCCTCTTTACGGAGGATGAAGAAAAAATGGCCATTGTGATGAAAGAGCTTAAAGCAAGGGGGCTTTTTTTTATCGACAGTCGCACGACATCGGAATCGAAAGCCGCCCTGGCCTCAAAAAAAATTGGAATACCCTTTGCTTCCAGAAAGATTTTTATTGACAATGGTCAGGATTACAACGCCACCTGCAAAACCCTGCTTGAGGTGCTTTCTTCTTCAAAGGGCGACCATCGTGGATTGATCCTCATTGGTCACCCCTATGCGAATACCATTGCGGCCCTGAACAGGGTTATTCCGGAATGGAAATCCAGGGGGGTCGAAATTGTTCCGGTATCCCGTATGGTACAATGA
- a CDS encoding calcium-binding protein produces MAVIKGDNLPNTLKGTESDDTIYGYGGNDILYGYGGNDTLDGGTGNDYMAGGDGKDKLKGGAGNDTLNGGLGNDMLTGGDGLDLFDFTTALNATTNKDTITDFSVIDDTIRLENSIMTGLGTTTGVLAAGAFHSGTVNTATQADDRIIYNTSTGGLFYDADGTGLTAGVQIVAIGSTTHPALAHL; encoded by the coding sequence ATGGCAGTTATAAAAGGAGACAATCTACCAAATACGCTCAAAGGAACCGAATCAGACGACACTATCTACGGATATGGCGGTAATGACATCCTGTATGGATATGGAGGCAACGATACCCTGGATGGCGGCACTGGAAATGATTATATGGCAGGCGGGGATGGCAAGGATAAACTCAAGGGTGGTGCAGGTAACGACACCCTGAATGGCGGTCTTGGCAACGACATGTTAACCGGGGGTGACGGCTTAGATCTCTTTGATTTCACGACTGCGCTCAATGCGACGACAAATAAGGACACCATCACCGACTTCAGTGTAATCGACGACACCATCCGCCTGGAGAACAGCATCATGACCGGTCTGGGAACAACAACGGGAGTACTGGCAGCCGGTGCATTCCACAGTGGTACTGTCAACACCGCCACACAAGCCGATGACCGGATCATCTATAATACCTCTACAGGTGGACTTTTCTACGATGCGGATGGAACAGGTTTGACAGCGGGAGTGCAAATTGTCGCCATTGGCAGCACAACCCATCCTGCACTAGCCCATCTTTAA
- a CDS encoding cell envelope integrity protein TolA, which translates to MTFNSAFEESWEDRRFLRRMIVISLLLHIFALSLSSLFSTLSSPKKILNPNYTVDLVSSGDLRTKGDSGKGGSGAPEKKPVEIPAALAKAGPGKADFPLPTSGNKAEAKKNPEKPLEKVAQKIVKREPPVPPMSSKPVPKAEKTKNMEASRGDAIEKILKRADAVPKAAKPVKNKGSETAKGDAIEEILKGTDKPARSADSGQGTEASLGKAMDEIRKRVDYAERRQRGASASPGTGSGFSSASGSGVSGISEGSGPSGTVGNAELNARMYAYYRLIWARIKKQWTLSPGLLPKGDIGAVIHVRVLRNGTVEGLSFEKRSGNNYFDESALRAVRKASPFPPLPQGMGDENIEIGIRFHSAELR; encoded by the coding sequence ATGACCTTTAACAGCGCGTTCGAGGAATCCTGGGAAGACCGGAGGTTCCTGCGGCGCATGATTGTTATCTCCCTCTTGCTGCATATCTTTGCCCTTTCCCTTTCCTCTCTGTTTTCGACACTCTCATCGCCGAAAAAAATCCTGAATCCGAATTATACCGTTGATCTGGTCAGTTCAGGAGATCTCCGGACAAAAGGAGATTCCGGCAAAGGCGGTTCCGGCGCACCGGAGAAGAAACCCGTGGAGATTCCGGCCGCGCTGGCCAAGGCAGGACCCGGCAAGGCGGATTTTCCTTTGCCCACGTCGGGAAACAAGGCCGAAGCGAAAAAAAACCCGGAAAAACCCTTGGAAAAAGTGGCGCAGAAGATTGTAAAACGGGAACCGCCTGTCCCACCGATGTCATCGAAGCCGGTTCCGAAGGCGGAAAAAACGAAAAATATGGAGGCATCGAGGGGGGATGCCATTGAGAAGATTCTCAAGAGAGCGGATGCCGTCCCGAAGGCAGCGAAGCCGGTGAAAAACAAGGGATCGGAGACAGCAAAGGGAGACGCGATTGAAGAGATTCTCAAAGGGACGGATAAGCCGGCCCGTTCCGCTGACTCGGGACAGGGAACGGAGGCATCCCTGGGAAAGGCCATGGATGAGATTCGAAAGCGGGTGGATTATGCCGAGCGGAGACAGCGGGGCGCAAGCGCCTCCCCGGGCACCGGAAGCGGTTTCAGTTCTGCGTCCGGCAGCGGTGTTTCCGGGATATCGGAAGGAAGTGGTCCTTCGGGAACGGTGGGCAATGCGGAACTCAATGCCCGCATGTATGCCTATTATCGCCTGATCTGGGCGAGAATCAAGAAGCAGTGGACCCTGTCGCCCGGTTTGTTGCCCAAGGGAGATATTGGGGCTGTTATCCATGTCCGGGTCTTGCGCAACGGGACGGTTGAGGGACTAAGCTTTGAGAAACGGTCAGGTAATAATTATTTTGACGAGTCAGCCCTGCGGGCTGTCCGCAAAGCCAGTCCCTTTCCCCCCCTGCCCCAGGGCATGGGAGACGAGAATATTGAAATCGGCATCCGTTTTCATTCAGCGGAACTGAGGTGA
- the tolQ gene encoding protein TolQ: MKELAAVNSVNMGGQFHSSVLSMIMDAGLLVQLVLLILLIFSVVSWAIIATKYRNLRKINSENSLFLEAYMKCSNLADVFPEAKKYASSTLAAVFRAGYSELISIAKAARGPASSRGQEDPFVSGPELKGLDNVERALNRACGAETTKLEAALGFLATTGSASPFIGLFGTVWGIMDTFRSIGYRGSATLAVVAPGISEALIATAAGLAAAIPAVIFYNYYLNRVKNMTLEMDSFASELINIVERYYVKN, encoded by the coding sequence TTGAAAGAACTGGCAGCGGTCAACTCCGTGAATATGGGAGGGCAATTCCACAGCAGCGTACTGAGCATGATTATGGACGCAGGGCTCCTCGTTCAGCTCGTGCTGCTCATCCTGCTGATATTTTCCGTCGTTTCCTGGGCCATCATTGCAACAAAATACCGGAACCTCCGCAAGATCAACTCCGAAAACAGCCTTTTTCTCGAAGCCTATATGAAGTGCAGCAACCTGGCGGACGTTTTTCCGGAAGCAAAGAAATATGCCTCTTCAACCCTTGCCGCGGTGTTCCGCGCCGGCTATTCGGAACTGATCAGCATCGCAAAAGCGGCCCGGGGGCCGGCATCCTCGCGGGGACAGGAAGATCCCTTCGTTTCCGGTCCTGAATTGAAGGGCCTCGACAATGTCGAGCGGGCCTTGAATCGGGCCTGCGGTGCGGAAACCACCAAGCTGGAAGCGGCGCTGGGATTTCTGGCGACCACGGGCAGCGCAAGCCCCTTTATCGGCCTCTTCGGGACGGTCTGGGGAATCATGGATACCTTCCGCAGCATCGGCTACCGGGGTTCGGCCACTCTGGCGGTTGTGGCGCCGGGTATTTCCGAAGCCCTCATTGCGACGGCGGCGGGTCTTGCCGCAGCGATTCCCGCGGTCATCTTCTACAATTACTATCTGAACCGTGTGAAGAACATGACCCTGGAAATGGATTCCTTCGCGTCGGAGTTGATCAATATCGTTGAACGTTATTATGTTAAAAATTGA
- the epmA gene encoding EF-P lysine aminoacylase EpmA — MSGLDDPPGNGNLTDFSKNAFPEDNPFNSEGWKLAGKREVLRLRAEILHSIRRFFRERDYLEVETPILIPAPAPELHIDAVACGAHYLQTSPELCMKRLLSAGYPRLFQICHCFREAERGSRHLPEFTMLEWYAAGKDYSFLMEECEDLFRFLADALYGKEEILFGSRRVDLSAPWERLSVEEAFRRYGGMSVRRSLAEDRFDEVLVTRIEPKLGVGRPTFIYDYPVELAALARTKEGDPSLAERFELYLAGIELANAFSELVDPQEQTLRFHEEQQQRSALGKRPYPWPDRFLQALSAMPPSAGIALGIDRLVMLFADRASVDDVVAFPPEEL, encoded by the coding sequence ATGTCCGGATTGGATGATCCTCCCGGCAACGGCAATCTGACAGACTTTTCAAAAAACGCATTCCCAGAGGATAATCCTTTCAATTCGGAAGGCTGGAAACTGGCCGGGAAAAGAGAAGTTCTGCGGCTTCGGGCTGAGATTCTCCATTCCATTCGGCGGTTTTTCCGGGAGCGGGACTATCTGGAGGTGGAGACGCCCATCCTGATCCCCGCACCGGCGCCTGAACTGCACATCGATGCCGTAGCCTGTGGCGCGCATTATTTGCAGACATCGCCGGAACTATGCATGAAGCGCCTTCTTTCCGCTGGCTATCCGAGGCTTTTCCAGATCTGTCACTGCTTCCGGGAGGCGGAACGCGGAAGCCGCCATCTGCCGGAATTTACAATGCTCGAGTGGTACGCGGCGGGGAAGGATTACTCTTTTCTCATGGAAGAGTGCGAAGACCTCTTCCGCTTTTTGGCTGACGCGCTCTATGGGAAAGAGGAAATTCTCTTTGGGAGCCGCCGTGTGGATCTGTCTGCTCCCTGGGAGAGGCTGTCCGTTGAGGAGGCCTTCCGGCGGTATGGTGGGATGTCCGTTCGGCGGTCCCTGGCGGAGGATCGCTTCGATGAGGTTCTCGTCACCCGGATTGAGCCGAAGCTGGGGGTCGGGCGTCCAACTTTTATCTACGATTACCCTGTCGAGCTGGCGGCCCTGGCTCGGACCAAAGAGGGCGATCCCTCCCTGGCCGAACGGTTCGAGTTGTACCTTGCCGGAATCGAGCTGGCAAATGCCTTTTCCGAATTGGTCGATCCCCAGGAACAAACCCTTCGCTTTCATGAAGAGCAGCAGCAGCGAAGCGCTCTGGGAAAGAGGCCTTATCCCTGGCCGGATCGGTTTCTCCAGGCGCTTTCTGCAATGCCCCCTTCGGCGGGCATTGCCCTGGGCATTGATCGGCTGGTGATGCTCTTTGCGGATCGGGCCTCTGTGGACGATGTGGTGGCGTTTCCTCCGGAAGAGTTGTAA
- the efp gene encoding elongation factor P yields MYSASDLRKNLRIKLEGDPYIITEFNFVKPGKGQALYRCKLKNMITGNQFERTFRSVDVFESADLQEKKMQYLYEEGGKYYFMDNASYEQIALSADQVGDAVHFLIDNLEVEILLFEDKPLGISLPNFVDLTVTRADPWAKGDSVSGNSKPVILQTGYQIQAPPFIEEGEKIRVDTRTGEYLTRVKG; encoded by the coding sequence ATGTACAGTGCCAGTGATTTGAGGAAAAACTTGAGGATCAAACTTGAAGGAGATCCATACATCATCACGGAATTCAATTTCGTCAAACCCGGAAAAGGGCAAGCCCTTTATCGCTGTAAGCTGAAGAACATGATTACGGGCAACCAGTTCGAGCGCACCTTCCGGTCGGTGGATGTCTTTGAGTCGGCGGATCTCCAGGAAAAGAAGATGCAGTACCTTTATGAGGAAGGGGGCAAATATTATTTCATGGACAACGCCTCTTATGAGCAGATTGCCCTTTCCGCCGATCAGGTTGGGGATGCCGTCCATTTCCTCATCGACAATCTCGAGGTGGAGATCCTGCTGTTCGAAGACAAGCCCTTGGGGATCAGTCTGCCCAACTTCGTCGACCTGACTGTCACCCGCGCCGATCCCTGGGCCAAAGGGGATTCGGTTTCCGGCAACAGCAAACCGGTGATCCTGCAAACGGGTTATCAGATCCAGGCGCCGCCCTTCATTGAAGAAGGCGAGAAGATCCGCGTGGATACCCGGACGGGCGAATATCTGACCCGGGTCAAGGGCTGA